The Dioscorea cayenensis subsp. rotundata cultivar TDr96_F1 chromosome 16, TDr96_F1_v2_PseudoChromosome.rev07_lg8_w22 25.fasta, whole genome shotgun sequence sequence AAAAAGCTaatctaaactaaaaaaaaaaacacttttttaataacccaatccaaacaaggctaTATAAAATATGGAGAAAGTTTAGTAAAGAACACAGATCAGATTGCAAGCATTAGAAAGATGAGTTGTGGCGGAGAGATGAACAGTAGCCGGTGTGAAGAACAAACCAAAAATTCAATCTTAAGTTTGAAGTtctaaaaagtcaaaaaaataacttattgaTCGGCAAAGGGAGTCGGAGGAGGACAACGCAACAAATTGAGCCATTATGGGCTCTGATGTCCAAATGTAGCGGATCATATGGGCTTTGATGTTCCGAATCTTAAATCATTTATCGGTCTATAGATTAGATGGGCTCCACTGATGCCACTCGTAAAGCATTATGGGCTCTAACTGTCCGCATCCTAAAAGATCACGTGGGCTCTAACGATCCGAATCTCAAAGTCATAATAATGGACTAATGGGCTGTCACCTTCACAGCTCATCAAGGACCACTCGTTCTGCACGTGACTTTTTGGAAAAGGACAACAACGTAAAATCAAATtacaaagaaataattaaagaattattattaggatttttttattacatgtttcccttaaaataatttgaataaaattctcATCGAACACGCGTGCAAAAGGAATAATTTTAAACAACTAGGAACCAAACCCATCTCAATCACTTAAAGCCACATTATCAAGTGATGTGTTTGGTTTGGTGTTTTTTGAGATTAAATTATAGGAAAAGGAAATGTAGTGATGGATTGGAATCTAATATTAGTCTACCAAAccattattatgtattttaataataatttaaaaaaaaatattatgtttttttagttcgcaattttatttttgagagtTGTTCAATGTAATAAGTAAATCTCAAAACCAAAATTCATAGCCTAGAAGAATTATTTTCTACTCTtgaaatatgtataaaatttcaTTGATAAAATTAACACTAATGTGAATTAAAAGGATAATATTCTCTAATAATTACTTTTTCCATACAAAATTGATTTTCATAGCAATGGTAAAGTCAAAATTGGTTTGGGATATCTTCATGtattttaaaacactaatccacaTAAAAAATAAGGATATACTAGAGAATGGATGAGAAAATTGGCCTTAAATTCGTAATAATAgagtaatttattaatttatatgattcaaaaaaaaaattaaaaaaaaataaattttgaattattatattaaatctcaaaaccagcttaaatatcaaatcaaaatagtagtagtaataataataataacaacaactatGTATTTTCTCGGCTTCATATcggattttttaaaattttgtaaagagTTTTGAGATAATATCATatcttaaataatataattaaacaactcctagcatataaactattttatactTTAGATTTCAAAAGACTTAGgatcatttattatataaataattagatgtaattaatgttttttaattattaatattataaataatataactaaaaatttaaatattattaaaaaaatattaaaattattttttgaaacgctcggagtataaataataataataataataataataataacagaagCAGggtaaaaaaggaaaatgcCGTTTATTCGGGCAAATATTTGGgtagatttatttattcaattaggGTTTCTAACTGGAGGCTATAAAAGGAGCCCTAAATCGAGCACTATCGTCACTCCGCCTCTCATCTCTCTAGGGTTTTGGTTTTCTTCGATTCAAAAATGGAGCAATCCTTCATCATGATCAAGCCCGATGGCGTCCAGCGCGGCCTGGTACACGAATATCTCTCTGAAATTTCAGTTTGCCCTAATTTTCTCCATGTTTGTGCACATCTTGTGACTGAATTTCgatttataaattatgtttttggttAGGTTGGTGAGATAATCAGTCGATTTGAGAAGAAAGGTTTCTATCTCAAAGGTGAGACCGAACCTTGTGCTTTTTCTGTAATTTCTTGGTCGATTTGATGATGAAAGTTGgaattttttttgggtatttttGATGGTTTGATGGTTTAGGGATGAAGCTTTTGACTGTGGAGAAATCGTTTGCGGAGAAGCACTATGCGGACCTCTCCGCAAAGCCCTTCTTTCCAGGGCTGGTGGAGTACATCGTTTCGGGACCAGTGGTCGCTATGGTGTGGGAGGGGAAGAACGTTGTTGTGACTGGCCGGAAGATCATCGGCGCTACCAACCCATCTGATTCCGCCCCTGGTACCATCCGTGGTGATTTGGCCATCGAAGTTGGCAGGTGAGATTTTAaccatctttgtgtttttgctcatgttcttgcttttattatttttgaatttcagtTGATTTGGTTCCGTTTTGTACATTATGAGAGAAGATGAGAAAACAATGTTTGGATGAAAGATTAGATATTGCTAAAATTTTAGTTCCCTTCATTGAAATGGTCCATTTTTCCCATTTACACATGTTTTACTgaagaaattaagaaagaaagTGCATTGTAAGAGGATTGATTGATGCTAAATCTACTTCAAAAATGTGTGTGTGACTGTGTGTGTGGAAGAGAAGggatttgtaaaattttaactCTATTCATTCAAAaagatttttctttgtttttccata is a genomic window containing:
- the LOC120278956 gene encoding nucleoside diphosphate kinase B, translated to MEQSFIMIKPDGVQRGLVGEIISRFEKKGFYLKGMKLLTVEKSFAEKHYADLSAKPFFPGLVEYIVSGPVVAMVWEGKNVVVTGRKIIGATNPSDSAPGTIRGDLAIEVGRNVIHGSDSIESARKEIALWFPEGIAAWHSSQHPWIYE